One window from the genome of Nitrosospira multiformis encodes:
- the ppk2 gene encoding polyphosphate kinase 2 codes for MGKKDNEKKVSEPLPELSKEDYEDTLYKLQIELVKLQRRFIKCGDKILIIFEGRDAAGKDGTIKRIIQHLSPRETRVVALGKPTDRDRGSWYFQRYTPYLPAAQELVLFNRSWYNRAGVEPVMGFCTNAEYDEFMTSVPEFEHMLVRSGIKLLKYYLDISKSEQAKRLDDRKKDPLAQWKISALDEHAIKKWKEYSLARDKMLAHTHSLTAPWTIVRADDKQLARINIIKDLLSRLDYENKDERLVMPDKRVVMEFEISFIERGVLAS; via the coding sequence ATGGGTAAGAAAGATAACGAAAAAAAAGTGAGCGAGCCCCTGCCGGAGCTATCCAAAGAAGACTATGAGGATACGCTCTATAAACTTCAGATTGAACTCGTCAAGCTGCAACGGCGCTTTATCAAGTGCGGCGACAAGATTCTGATCATCTTCGAGGGACGGGACGCGGCCGGTAAAGACGGCACCATCAAGCGCATCATTCAACACCTGAGTCCGCGCGAAACGCGCGTCGTGGCGCTTGGCAAGCCCACGGACAGAGATCGTGGCTCATGGTATTTTCAGCGTTATACCCCCTATCTGCCCGCGGCCCAGGAACTGGTGTTATTCAACCGCAGCTGGTACAACCGGGCGGGAGTGGAGCCGGTAATGGGTTTTTGCACGAACGCCGAGTATGATGAATTCATGACTTCGGTGCCGGAGTTCGAACATATGCTGGTCCGTTCAGGTATTAAGCTTCTGAAGTACTATCTTGATATCAGCAAATCAGAGCAGGCGAAGCGGCTGGATGATCGCAAAAAGGATCCGCTCGCGCAATGGAAGATCAGTGCGCTTGACGAACATGCAATCAAGAAATGGAAGGAATACAGCCTGGCACGCGATAAAATGCTGGCGCATACCCATAGTCTCACGGCACCGTGGACAATAGTCCGTGCCGACGATAAGCAGTTGGCGCGTATCAACATCATCAAGGATCTTCTCAGCCGCCTCGATTATGAGAATAAAGACGAACGGTTGGTCATGCCGGACAAACGCGTCGTGATGGAGTTTGAAATTTCGTTTATTGAACGCGGTGTACTGGCGTCGTAA
- a CDS encoding DUF3293 domain-containing protein: MAQSKISPDLIAAYRTAEYRVTVGAGFDSGAIILRIDEYSEPLSRLFTVLGDRCAAFITACNPFSMRQSHEENLAVCAHLRDGLERLTQIGRIFEGESHDPSGVWPVEKSFLVLGLDLETSQALGREFGQNAIVWIDSDAIPRLVWLQ, from the coding sequence TTGGCACAATCGAAAATTTCTCCGGACCTGATCGCTGCCTACCGCACAGCCGAGTATCGGGTAACAGTGGGAGCGGGATTCGATTCCGGCGCAATCATCCTGCGCATTGATGAGTATTCCGAACCGCTATCGCGACTTTTCACCGTATTGGGTGATCGTTGTGCGGCTTTTATTACGGCCTGTAATCCATTCAGTATGCGCCAGAGTCATGAGGAAAACCTTGCCGTTTGCGCGCATCTGCGCGATGGATTGGAGCGTCTGACTCAAATAGGCCGGATATTTGAAGGCGAAAGTCATGATCCATCCGGCGTATGGCCGGTGGAGAAGAGTTTTCTTGTGCTCGGCCTTGATCTTGAGACGTCACAGGCACTCGGTAGGGAATTCGGGCAGAACGCTATCGTATGGATTGATTCGGACGCCATTCCCCGGCTGGTTTGGCTGCAATAG
- a CDS encoding sugar O-acetyltransferase, with protein MAQLTEKDKMIAGQLYRSSDDLLREERKRARRLLKVFNDTLPNENEKRVVMLRELLGALGGQAEIEPPFYCDYGYNICIGDSFYANFNCIILDCARVTIGNNVFLGPNVQIYTATHPLAVKERNKGLEAAKPIIIEDSVWICGGVIINPGVTIGKGTTIGAGSVVTRDIPPDVFAAGNPCNVIRNLA; from the coding sequence ATGGCGCAACTGACAGAAAAAGATAAGATGATTGCCGGACAATTGTACCGGTCCAGTGATGACTTGCTGCGTGAGGAAAGAAAGCGGGCCCGACGGTTGCTTAAGGTATTCAACGACACGCTTCCGAATGAAAATGAGAAACGTGTCGTTATGTTACGAGAATTGCTGGGTGCGTTGGGCGGGCAGGCTGAAATCGAGCCGCCGTTTTACTGCGATTATGGATATAACATTTGTATCGGTGATAGTTTTTACGCCAATTTCAACTGTATTATTCTGGATTGCGCCAGGGTGACTATCGGCAACAATGTATTTTTGGGACCGAATGTCCAGATCTATACCGCAACGCATCCATTGGCGGTGAAAGAACGTAATAAGGGTCTGGAAGCCGCTAAACCCATCATCATCGAGGATAGCGTCTGGATTTGCGGCGGCGTAATTATCAATCCGGGTGTGACGATAGGAAAGGGGACAACTATCGGGGCGGGCAGTGTGGTTACCCGGGATATCCCACCAGATGTTTTTGCTGCTGGAAATCCTTGTAACGTAATACGAAACCTTGCCTGA
- the hrpA gene encoding ATP-dependent RNA helicase HrpA — protein sequence MRKPSAVSAMDTTWRLANLPKPVYPEDLPVVARRDDIMHAIRENQVVIVCGETGSGKTTQLPKICLELGRGVAGMIGHTQPRRIAARTVAMRIASELKSPLGHAVGYKVRFSDKIGSGTYIKLMTDGILLAETQGDPSLLAYDTIIIDEAHERSLNIDFLLGYFKQLLPRRPELKLIVTSATINAQRFSAHFDDAPVIEVSGRMYPVEVRYHAIGPDQNRTRDEDKEDEGDLEQAILDAVDETTRSGMGDILIFLPGEREIRETAEALRKHAFNRLGPGQGVGAGAEILPLFARLSYAEQERVFKPDGNVRRIVLATNVAETSLTVPGIRYVIDTGLARLNRYSYRNKVEQLQVEKISRASANQRAGRCGRVMSGICIRLYTEEDYLGRPEFTDPEILRSSLAAVILRMKSLKIGEAENFPFLEPPLPRMIADGYQLLSELGAMDDTADNNKALTSIGWRLAKFPIDPKIARMILAAKEENCLSEVLIIASALSVQDPRDRPFERREAADRTHQRFQDERSDFLGYLKLWDFFDELLKHKKSSRKLMAHCQENFLSHRRMREWREIHGQLHVLVTEMGLRPNQIPAGYDEIHRALLAGLLGNIGFKTEEDGEYLGARGIKFSIFPGSVLKKAKPKWVVAAELTETTKLYGRCAAKIDPLWVERIAGGLCKKHTFDPHWEKQPAQVVAYERVTLYGLAVVPKRRVYYGTINPKEAREIFIRSALAAGEYVTQAPFFEHNRKLIATVEALEHKARRQDVLVDEGEIFSFYDAIVPDGICNGVEFERWRRQAERENPHLLYLTQEYLMRHEANRITGEQYPDSMVVEGDDLPDGIALPLAYRFDPGHILDGVTVSVPLPLLNKLDAARFDRLVPGLVREKITWYLKALPKQIRRHAVPIPEFVTRFLESEESSVTTLPLRPLLPVSLTSALSRFVQAKTGVAIPQDVWRDEEPPPHLLMNYKIVDDAGQELAMSRDLSQLKAQLGQAAQLTFSRADSGERLPIERDDVKCWDFGDLPEEIAFTRAGKKLTGYPALVEREGKVAIHLFDTREAAQASMRGGVRQLLRFELKEQLKQLERNLPGLSQVALQLQTLISPGALKEDMLGAIMDRAFIADDTLPRREKDFVAQRQRARVRLPAVSEAAARIVQNIANECQSLLMKLSMAGGSAAGQPGGKLHAQLRAQLDKLVYPGFLGATPWDRLQHLPRYLKGMVLRFDKYPANAERDGHHGAVITGLWNQYEQRLERHRKTGINDSALTEFRWQIEELRISLFAQELKTPYPVSAKRLQKLWEEVSA from the coding sequence ATGAGAAAACCTTCTGCCGTTTCTGCCATGGATACCACGTGGCGTCTGGCCAATCTGCCAAAACCTGTTTATCCGGAAGACTTGCCTGTGGTGGCGCGGCGGGACGATATCATGCACGCAATCCGGGAAAATCAGGTGGTGATCGTGTGCGGCGAGACGGGCTCAGGTAAAACGACGCAGCTGCCGAAAATCTGTCTTGAACTCGGGCGCGGGGTAGCGGGAATGATCGGGCATACGCAGCCGCGGCGTATTGCGGCGCGCACGGTGGCGATGCGGATTGCTTCCGAACTGAAGAGTCCATTAGGTCACGCGGTGGGTTACAAGGTGCGCTTTTCAGACAAGATCGGCTCAGGCACCTATATCAAGCTCATGACCGACGGCATTCTGCTGGCGGAAACCCAGGGCGATCCTTCCCTTCTCGCCTACGACACCATCATTATCGATGAGGCGCACGAGCGCAGCCTCAATATCGATTTTCTGCTCGGCTATTTCAAGCAGCTATTGCCCAGGCGGCCGGAGCTGAAGTTGATCGTTACCTCCGCCACGATCAACGCGCAGCGCTTTTCCGCGCATTTTGATGATGCGCCGGTTATTGAGGTGTCAGGCCGAATGTATCCGGTGGAAGTGCGTTATCACGCTATCGGGCCGGATCAAAATAGAACCAGGGATGAAGACAAGGAAGACGAAGGCGATCTTGAGCAGGCCATTCTTGATGCGGTGGATGAAACCACTCGTTCCGGCATGGGTGACATATTGATCTTTCTTCCAGGCGAGCGCGAAATCAGGGAGACCGCCGAGGCATTGCGCAAGCATGCGTTCAATAGACTCGGCCCTGGTCAGGGTGTTGGCGCAGGCGCAGAAATTCTGCCGTTGTTTGCGCGCCTGTCATACGCCGAGCAGGAGCGTGTATTCAAACCAGATGGTAACGTCAGACGTATTGTGCTCGCCACCAATGTGGCGGAGACATCCCTCACGGTGCCCGGCATTCGCTATGTGATCGACACGGGATTGGCGCGCCTTAATCGGTACAGTTATCGCAACAAGGTGGAGCAGCTGCAGGTGGAAAAGATTTCGCGGGCTTCCGCCAACCAGCGGGCGGGGCGTTGCGGGCGAGTGATGAGCGGCATTTGTATCCGGCTCTATACCGAAGAAGATTATCTGGGCCGCCCGGAATTCACCGACCCGGAAATTCTACGCTCGTCACTGGCGGCCGTGATTTTGCGCATGAAATCTCTCAAGATCGGCGAGGCGGAGAATTTCCCCTTCCTTGAGCCTCCTCTTCCACGCATGATCGCGGACGGCTACCAGTTGCTGTCGGAACTGGGTGCGATGGACGACACAGCGGACAACAACAAGGCATTGACCAGCATTGGCTGGCGGTTGGCGAAGTTTCCGATCGATCCGAAAATTGCACGCATGATACTGGCCGCCAAGGAAGAGAACTGCTTGAGCGAAGTACTCATCATCGCCTCCGCCTTGAGTGTGCAAGACCCGCGTGATCGGCCATTCGAGCGGCGTGAAGCGGCGGATCGGACGCATCAGCGCTTTCAGGACGAACGCTCCGATTTCCTGGGCTACCTGAAGCTGTGGGATTTCTTCGACGAGCTGTTGAAGCATAAAAAATCCAGCCGCAAGCTGATGGCGCATTGCCAGGAAAATTTTTTGTCCCATCGCAGAATGCGCGAATGGCGTGAAATCCACGGCCAGTTGCATGTGCTGGTAACGGAGATGGGGTTGAGACCCAACCAGATTCCCGCTGGCTACGATGAAATTCACCGCGCACTGCTGGCGGGGTTGCTCGGCAACATTGGTTTCAAGACCGAGGAGGACGGCGAGTATCTGGGCGCGCGCGGGATCAAGTTTTCCATTTTTCCCGGTTCGGTGCTGAAGAAGGCCAAACCAAAATGGGTCGTGGCTGCGGAATTGACCGAAACCACAAAGCTCTACGGACGCTGCGCGGCGAAAATCGACCCGCTTTGGGTGGAAAGAATCGCAGGCGGGCTATGCAAGAAGCACACCTTTGATCCGCATTGGGAAAAACAGCCGGCGCAGGTAGTGGCCTATGAACGGGTGACTTTGTATGGCCTCGCGGTGGTACCGAAGCGGCGGGTTTATTACGGTACGATCAATCCGAAAGAAGCACGTGAGATTTTTATCCGTTCGGCGCTGGCGGCGGGCGAATACGTCACCCAAGCACCTTTCTTCGAGCATAATCGCAAGCTGATCGCCACCGTGGAAGCGCTGGAACACAAGGCCCGCCGCCAGGATGTACTGGTGGATGAAGGAGAAATTTTCTCCTTTTACGATGCCATTGTTCCAGACGGCATCTGCAACGGGGTGGAGTTCGAGAGATGGCGCAGGCAGGCTGAACGGGAAAACCCGCACCTGCTTTACCTCACCCAGGAATACCTGATGCGGCATGAGGCGAACAGGATCACTGGGGAACAGTATCCTGACAGCATGGTCGTGGAGGGAGATGATCTGCCAGATGGGATTGCGTTGCCGCTCGCCTATCGATTCGATCCAGGGCACATACTGGACGGTGTGACGGTTAGCGTGCCGTTGCCGCTGCTCAACAAGCTGGATGCGGCGCGATTCGACAGGCTGGTTCCCGGATTGGTTCGCGAGAAGATTACCTGGTATCTGAAGGCGCTTCCCAAGCAGATACGCCGTCATGCGGTGCCGATCCCGGAGTTTGTAACCCGGTTTCTGGAAAGCGAGGAGTCGAGCGTTACCACGCTACCGCTACGCCCACTCTTGCCCGTATCCTTGACCAGTGCGTTATCCCGATTTGTTCAGGCCAAAACCGGGGTAGCCATTCCACAGGATGTGTGGCGGGACGAAGAACCGCCGCCTCATTTGCTGATGAATTACAAAATAGTCGACGATGCGGGGCAGGAGTTGGCGATGAGTCGTGATCTCTCGCAGCTCAAGGCGCAGCTTGGCCAGGCGGCGCAGTTGACATTCTCGCGAGCGGATTCAGGGGAACGCCTACCGATTGAACGCGACGACGTGAAATGCTGGGATTTTGGTGATTTGCCAGAAGAAATCGCCTTTACGCGTGCGGGAAAAAAACTTACCGGCTACCCGGCGCTGGTAGAGCGTGAGGGAAAAGTAGCCATCCATTTGTTCGATACGCGCGAAGCGGCGCAAGCCAGCATGCGCGGCGGTGTGCGGCAGTTGCTGCGTTTCGAGCTTAAGGAGCAATTGAAGCAACTGGAAAGGAATCTACCGGGCCTGAGCCAGGTTGCCTTGCAATTGCAAACGCTTATCAGCCCTGGTGCTCTTAAGGAAGACATGCTGGGTGCCATCATGGACCGTGCCTTTATTGCCGATGATACGCTGCCACGGCGCGAAAAAGATTTCGTCGCGCAGCGGCAGCGGGCAAGGGTGCGTCTACCCGCTGTTAGCGAGGCTGCAGCACGGATCGTGCAAAATATCGCCAATGAGTGCCAGTCACTGCTGATGAAATTGTCTATGGCAGGTGGGAGTGCCGCAGGGCAACCGGGTGGGAAACTGCACGCACAACTGCGCGCGCAGTTGGACAAGCTCGTTTATCCGGGATTTTTGGGTGCCACGCCATGGGATCGGTTGCAGCATCTGCCGCGTTATTTGAAAGGTATGGTTCTTCGTTTCGATAAGTATCCCGCCAACGCCGAGCGCGATGGCCACCACGGCGCCGTTATCACCGGATTGTGGAATCAATACGAGCAACGCCTGGAGCGGCACCGCAAGACAGGAATCAACGACAGTGCCCTCACCGAATTCCGCTGGCAGATCGAAGAGTTGCGCATCTCGCTGTTTGCCCAGGAACTGAAGACGCCCTACCCCGTTTCCGCCAAGCGGCTACAGAAATTGTGGGAGGAAGTCAGCGCTTGA
- a CDS encoding D-hexose-6-phosphate mutarotase: MNIEQLNADYGIDDQLKFVEGAGGFPFIKIDNDKASAVISVYAGQVLSFQPANDPNNLMFLSEAAYYQPGKAIKGGVPICWPWFGLDPDGLGRPAHGFVRNRFWNVVRTGVTADGDAIVTLGLIDTPETKAIWPHSFNLSLEITIGESLNLELVTRNTDTRPFFITQAFHTYFKVGHINQVAVLGLDGLDYIDKADNAAHKLQTGTVSIGAEVDRIYRKAQGKLVIDDAAQCRRICITSQGSNTAVVWNPWAKISAEMADLKDDDYQRLLCVETANADLDVVEIAPDSEFRLVANYRIEHDLSHVLKGTQPVTTG, translated from the coding sequence ATGAATATCGAACAGCTGAATGCCGATTATGGAATTGATGATCAACTTAAATTCGTCGAGGGTGCGGGCGGATTCCCCTTTATCAAAATCGACAATGATAAAGCCAGCGCCGTTATCTCGGTCTATGCGGGACAGGTACTCTCTTTCCAGCCAGCCAATGACCCAAACAACCTCATGTTCCTCAGTGAGGCGGCATACTATCAGCCCGGCAAGGCCATCAAGGGAGGCGTCCCGATTTGCTGGCCGTGGTTTGGACTCGACCCGGATGGGCTTGGCCGCCCGGCCCACGGCTTTGTGCGCAATCGTTTCTGGAACGTGGTACGAACCGGGGTTACCGCGGATGGCGATGCCATCGTTACGCTGGGATTGATCGATACGCCTGAAACGAAAGCGATCTGGCCGCATTCGTTCAACCTCTCGCTGGAAATTACGATCGGGGAATCGCTGAATCTGGAGTTAGTCACGCGCAATACCGATACACGGCCGTTTTTTATCACCCAGGCATTTCATACCTATTTCAAGGTGGGGCATATTAATCAGGTGGCTGTCCTGGGACTGGACGGACTTGACTACATTGATAAAGCTGATAACGCCGCTCACAAACTCCAGACTGGCACGGTCTCCATTGGTGCGGAAGTCGACCGCATCTACCGGAAGGCACAGGGTAAGCTGGTAATCGATGACGCTGCGCAGTGCCGCAGGATTTGCATCACATCCCAAGGCAGCAATACTGCCGTCGTGTGGAACCCCTGGGCAAAAATCTCGGCGGAAATGGCGGACTTGAAGGACGATGATTATCAGCGCCTCCTGTGCGTCGAAACCGCGAACGCCGACCTGGATGTGGTGGAAATTGCCCCCGATAGCGAATTCCGCCTGGTGGCAAATTACCGTATAGAGCACGACTTGTCGCATGTATTGAAGGGTACTCAACCCGTCACAACAGGGTAG